The following are encoded together in the Dama dama isolate Ldn47 chromosome 29, ASM3311817v1, whole genome shotgun sequence genome:
- the FDFT1 gene encoding squalene synthase isoform X2 — protein MEFVKCLGHPEEFYNLLRFQMGGRRKVIPKMDQDSLSSSLKTCYKYLNQTSRSFAAVIQALDGEMRHAVCIFYLVLRALDTLEDDMTISIERKVPLLHNFHSYLYEPDWRFTESQEKDRQVLEDFPTISLEFRNLAEKYQIVIVDVCRKMGFGMAEFLDKHVTSEREWDKYCHYVAGLVGIGLSRLFSASELEDPLIGEDTERANSMGLFLQKTNIIRDYLEDQREGREFWPQETWSKYVKKLGDFAKPENIDLAVQCLNELITNTLHHIPDVITYLSRLRNQSIFNFCAIPQVMAIATLAACYNNQQVFKGVVKIRKGQAVTLMMDATNMPAVKAIIHQYMEEIYHRIPSYDPCSTKTRQIISTIRTQNLPNCQLVSRSHYSPIYLSFVMLLAALSWQYLSTMSQVTEDYVQTGEH, from the exons ATGGAGTTCGTGAAGTGCTTGGGGCACCCCGAGGAGTTTTACAACCTTCTGCGCTTCCAGATGGGGGGCCGGCGGAAGGTGATACCCAAAATGGACCAG GACTCGCTCAGCAGCAGCTTGAAAACTTGCTACAAGTACCTGAATCAGACCAGTCGCAGTTTCGCAGCTGTTATCCAGGCGCTGGATGGGGAAATGCG CCATGCAGTATGCATATTTTATCTGGTTCTCCGAGCTTTGGACACGCTGGAAGATGACATGACTATCAGTATAGAAAGAAAAGTGCCACTGCTACACAACTTCCACTCATACCTTTATGAGCCTGACTGGCGGTTCACGGAGAGCCAGGAAAAGGACCGACAAGTCCTGGAGGACTTTCCAACG ATCTCCCTGGAGTTTCGAAATCTGGCTGAGAAATATCAAATAGTGATTGTCGACGTTTGCCGGAAGATGGGCTTTGGGATGGCGGAGTTTCTGGATAAGCACGTGACATCTGAACGGGAGTGGGACAAG TACTGTCACTATGTTGCTGGGCTAGTGGGAATTGGCCTCTCCCGTCTCTTCTCGGCCTCAGAGTTAGAAGACCCCTTAATTGGCGAAGACACAGAGCGAGCCAACTCTATGGGCCTTTTCCTGCAGAAAACAAACATCATCCGTGATTATCTGGAAGACCAGCGAGAAGGAAGAGAGTTTTGGCCTCAAGAG ACTTGGAGCAAGTATGTGAAGAAGCTGGGTGACTTTGCTAAGCCTGAGAACATTGACTTGGCTGTGCAGTGTCTGAACGAACTCATCACCAACACACTGCACCACATCCCCGACGTCATCACCTACCTGTCCCGACTTAGGAACCAGAGTATATTTAACTTCTGCGCTATTCCACAG GTCATGGCCATTGCTACTCTGGCTGCCTGCTACAATAACCAGCAGGTGTTCAAGGGGGTGGTGAAGATTCGCAAAGGGCAGGCAGTCACCCTGATGATGGACGCCACCAACATGCCAGCCGTGAAAGCCATCATACACCAGTACATGGAGGAG ATTTATCACAGAATTCCCAGCTATGACCCCTGTTCCACTAAAACTCGGCAAATCATCTCCACCATCAGGACACAGAATCTCCCCAACTGTCAGCTGGTCTCCCGGAGCCACTACTCACCCATCTACCTGTCATTCGTCATGCTCCTGGCGGCCCTGAGCTGGCAGTACCTGAGCACCATGTCCCAGGTCACGGAGGACTACGTTCAGACCGGGGAGCACTGA
- the NEIL2 gene encoding endonuclease 8-like 2, with the protein MPEGPSVRKFHHLVSPFVGQQVVKTGGSSKKLNPTSFQSLWLQDTQVHGKKLFLRFDPDEETVSLGNSPLSEPLRKGEQKDKARHHQEASDQSSRSPGGDSAVPSGDDGLQCLGEDSPAGGAERWLQVRFGLFGSIWVNEFSRAKKANKRGDWRDPIPRLVLHFSGSGFLAFYNCQMTWRVSSPVFSPASDILSEKFHRGQALEALGREQPVCYTLLDQRYFSGLGNIIKNEVLFRAGIHPLSPGSMLGLPRLEALVDHVEAFSADWLLGKFQGTRQHTQIYQKEQCPAGHPVVREALGPPGGFQRLTWWCPQCQPRLSAGEPRQVQPS; encoded by the exons ATGCCAGAGGGGCCATCCGTGAGGAAGTTTCACCATCTGGTCTCCCCCTTTGTGGGGCAGCAGGTGGTCAAGACAGGAGGCAGCAGCAAGAAGCTAAACCCCACGAGCTTCCAGTCCCTCTGGCTGCAGGACACACAG GTCCATGGAAAGAAATTATTCCTTAGATTTgatccagatgaagaaactgtgtCCCTGGGCAATTCCCCACTGTCAGAGCCTCTACGAAAAGGAGAGCAGAAGGACAAGGCCAGGCACCACCAGGAAGCCTCTGACCAGTCCTCccggtcccctggaggagacagTGCTGTCCCCAGTGGAGACGATGGTCTGCAGTGTTTGGGAGAAGACAGTCCTGCAGGAGGGGCTGAGAGGTGGCTGCAGGTCCGCTTTGGTTTGTTTGGCAGCATTTGGGTGAACGAGTTCTCCAGAGCGAAGAAGGCAAACAAGAGGGGTGACTGGAGGGACCCTATTCCCAG gCTGGTCCTACATTTCAGCGGGAGCGGCTTCCTGGCCTTCTATAACTGTCAGATGACATGGCGCGTCTCTTCCCCTGTGTTCAGTCCTGCCTCTGACATCTTGTCAGAAAAGTTTCACCGAGGACAGGCCCTGGAGGCTCTGGGCCGGGAGCAGCCCGTCTGCTATACACTGTTGGACCAGCGATACTTCTCAGGCTTAG GGAACATCATCAAGAACGAGGTCCTGTTCAGAGCCGGGATCCACCCGCTTTCTCCAGGCTCCATGCTGGGTCTTCCGCGCCTTGAGGCCCTGGTGGACCACGTGGAGGCCTTCAGTGCGGACTGGCTGCTGGGCAAATTCCAAGGCACACGGCAGCACACGCAGATCTACCAGAAGGAGCAGTGCCCTGCTGGGCACCCGGTGGTGAGAGAGGCCCTGGGGCCCCCTGGGGGCTTCCAGAGGCTCACGTGGTGGTGCCCCCAGTGCCAGCCAAGGCTGTCAGCGGGTGAGCCCAGGCAGGTGCAGCCCTCCTAG
- the FDFT1 gene encoding squalene synthase isoform X1: MAAVACSTKAMSLFKRTLVLSPGAAPRGAGTPSRGCPLPPAAWPSKDRPRGEGVCGRLRSPAAAGRSPQPHSSTSVSPTAVCLLCPQDSLSSSLKTCYKYLNQTSRSFAAVIQALDGEMRHAVCIFYLVLRALDTLEDDMTISIERKVPLLHNFHSYLYEPDWRFTESQEKDRQVLEDFPTISLEFRNLAEKYQIVIVDVCRKMGFGMAEFLDKHVTSEREWDKYCHYVAGLVGIGLSRLFSASELEDPLIGEDTERANSMGLFLQKTNIIRDYLEDQREGREFWPQETWSKYVKKLGDFAKPENIDLAVQCLNELITNTLHHIPDVITYLSRLRNQSIFNFCAIPQVMAIATLAACYNNQQVFKGVVKIRKGQAVTLMMDATNMPAVKAIIHQYMEEIYHRIPSYDPCSTKTRQIISTIRTQNLPNCQLVSRSHYSPIYLSFVMLLAALSWQYLSTMSQVTEDYVQTGEH, encoded by the exons ATGGCCGCAGTCGCCTGCAGCACCAAGGCCATGTCCCTCTTCAAGAGGACCTTGGTGCTGAGTCCCGGCGCGGCACCCAGGGGCGCGGGCACCCCCTCGCGCGGCTGCCCCTTGCCTCCCGCCGCCTGGCCGTCCAAGGACCGGCCGCGGGGAGAGGGCGTGTGCGGCCGGCTGCGGAGCCCCGCGGCAGCCGGCCGCTCGCCCCAGCCCCACTCCAGCACCTCCGTGTCTCCCACcgccgtgtgtctcctctgccCGCAGGACTCGCTCAGCAGCAGCTTGAAAACTTGCTACAAGTACCTGAATCAGACCAGTCGCAGTTTCGCAGCTGTTATCCAGGCGCTGGATGGGGAAATGCG CCATGCAGTATGCATATTTTATCTGGTTCTCCGAGCTTTGGACACGCTGGAAGATGACATGACTATCAGTATAGAAAGAAAAGTGCCACTGCTACACAACTTCCACTCATACCTTTATGAGCCTGACTGGCGGTTCACGGAGAGCCAGGAAAAGGACCGACAAGTCCTGGAGGACTTTCCAACG ATCTCCCTGGAGTTTCGAAATCTGGCTGAGAAATATCAAATAGTGATTGTCGACGTTTGCCGGAAGATGGGCTTTGGGATGGCGGAGTTTCTGGATAAGCACGTGACATCTGAACGGGAGTGGGACAAG TACTGTCACTATGTTGCTGGGCTAGTGGGAATTGGCCTCTCCCGTCTCTTCTCGGCCTCAGAGTTAGAAGACCCCTTAATTGGCGAAGACACAGAGCGAGCCAACTCTATGGGCCTTTTCCTGCAGAAAACAAACATCATCCGTGATTATCTGGAAGACCAGCGAGAAGGAAGAGAGTTTTGGCCTCAAGAG ACTTGGAGCAAGTATGTGAAGAAGCTGGGTGACTTTGCTAAGCCTGAGAACATTGACTTGGCTGTGCAGTGTCTGAACGAACTCATCACCAACACACTGCACCACATCCCCGACGTCATCACCTACCTGTCCCGACTTAGGAACCAGAGTATATTTAACTTCTGCGCTATTCCACAG GTCATGGCCATTGCTACTCTGGCTGCCTGCTACAATAACCAGCAGGTGTTCAAGGGGGTGGTGAAGATTCGCAAAGGGCAGGCAGTCACCCTGATGATGGACGCCACCAACATGCCAGCCGTGAAAGCCATCATACACCAGTACATGGAGGAG ATTTATCACAGAATTCCCAGCTATGACCCCTGTTCCACTAAAACTCGGCAAATCATCTCCACCATCAGGACACAGAATCTCCCCAACTGTCAGCTGGTCTCCCGGAGCCACTACTCACCCATCTACCTGTCATTCGTCATGCTCCTGGCGGCCCTGAGCTGGCAGTACCTGAGCACCATGTCCCAGGTCACGGAGGACTACGTTCAGACCGGGGAGCACTGA